The Listeria monocytogenes genome window below encodes:
- a CDS encoding ROK family protein, which produces MTILAFDLGGTAVKFGVLTTAGEILEKGKFKTPDNLDEMLQLLMDVKANYDYTFQGAAFSCPGAVNNETGIIGGASAIPYIHNFPFKHLLEEKLGLPVTMENDANCAALAEVWIGAAKDKQDIIFMILGTGVGGAVIRGGKVHHGANLHGGEFGYMLMDRDGHTLSELGTVVNAGTRIAERLKVPKASIDGLRAFALRAEGNKVAKEELDKMFYYLARSIFNLQYALDPELVVIGGGVSERADFIQELNEYVAKVKATVPIATISPTVVGCQFGNDANLIGATAFHLA; this is translated from the coding sequence ATGACGATACTTGCTTTTGATTTAGGTGGAACAGCAGTAAAGTTTGGCGTGTTAACAACAGCTGGAGAAATTCTAGAAAAGGGTAAATTCAAAACCCCGGATAATTTGGATGAAATGCTACAATTGCTTATGGATGTAAAAGCAAATTACGATTATACATTCCAAGGTGCCGCGTTTAGTTGTCCAGGTGCAGTTAATAATGAAACCGGTATCATTGGTGGTGCAAGTGCCATCCCCTACATACATAATTTTCCTTTTAAGCATTTACTGGAAGAAAAACTAGGACTACCTGTTACGATGGAAAATGACGCCAACTGTGCGGCTTTAGCAGAGGTTTGGATTGGCGCTGCAAAAGACAAGCAAGATATTATTTTTATGATTCTTGGTACTGGAGTTGGTGGCGCAGTTATTCGCGGTGGCAAGGTACATCACGGGGCCAATTTGCATGGTGGTGAATTTGGTTATATGTTGATGGACCGCGATGGTCACACGCTTAGCGAGCTTGGTACAGTCGTAAATGCTGGGACGAGAATAGCTGAGCGTTTAAAAGTTCCGAAAGCTAGTATAGATGGACTTCGGGCATTTGCATTGCGAGCGGAAGGTAATAAAGTCGCAAAAGAAGAACTAGATAAGATGTTTTATTATCTTGCGCGCAGTATTTTTAATTTACAATATGCGCTTGATCCTGAATTAGTTGTCATTGGAGGCGGCGTGAGTGAACGGGCTGATTTCATTCAAGAGCTGAACGAATATGTGGCAAAAGTAAAAGCAACTGTGCCAATAGCGACTATTAGCCCTACTGTTGTTGGCTGTCAGTTTGGAAATGATGCCAATCTTATTGGTGCGACGGCATTTCATTTAGCGTAA
- a CDS encoding diacylglycerol/lipid kinase family protein, translated as MGKALLIVNPSSGKEKGKAYQGKTEEVLKKRYDAVEVRLTEKAGDATEFASWAADQGFEAVIAMGGDGTLNETINGLAIHENRPDFGFIPLGTVNDLARSVGIPLKPEKAIQALEKAIAVPMDVGRIGDQYFMNVLAIGMIAQAVDQVSVEQKTKFGSVAYFLEGLKAFNRNELLHFKIEYDEEVWEGEAALVVAGLTKSVGGMESWAPDAKIDDGYLHIIILTKLGLLDAANMIPQLIRGNLKNSDGVVYIKTKKLTIDASGDDLSINVDGDPGPGVPADIEVLGSHLNILAPKKSNKKRFGPFVLKK; from the coding sequence ATGGGGAAGGCACTATTGATTGTGAATCCATCATCAGGTAAAGAAAAAGGAAAAGCCTACCAAGGGAAGACAGAAGAAGTATTAAAAAAACGTTATGATGCGGTGGAAGTTCGCCTGACCGAAAAAGCAGGAGATGCAACAGAATTTGCTTCTTGGGCTGCTGACCAAGGCTTTGAAGCGGTAATCGCGATGGGCGGAGACGGAACTTTAAATGAAACCATAAACGGTCTTGCAATCCATGAAAATCGACCTGACTTTGGCTTCATCCCACTTGGAACAGTCAATGATTTGGCTCGCTCGGTAGGTATACCGTTAAAACCCGAAAAAGCGATTCAAGCCCTAGAAAAAGCCATTGCAGTACCAATGGATGTTGGTCGGATCGGCGACCAATACTTTATGAACGTCCTAGCTATCGGTATGATTGCGCAAGCTGTCGACCAAGTTAGCGTCGAACAAAAAACCAAATTTGGCTCTGTAGCTTACTTTTTAGAAGGTTTAAAAGCATTCAACCGCAATGAATTACTTCATTTTAAAATCGAATATGACGAGGAAGTTTGGGAAGGCGAAGCTGCGCTAGTTGTGGCCGGCTTAACTAAATCAGTTGGTGGAATGGAGTCGTGGGCACCAGATGCAAAAATTGATGACGGCTACCTTCACATTATTATTCTAACCAAACTCGGCTTGCTCGATGCAGCTAACATGATTCCACAACTAATTCGCGGCAATTTAAAAAACAGCGATGGTGTAGTCTATATTAAAACCAAGAAACTAACTATTGATGCAAGTGGAGACGATTTGAGCATCAACGTTGATGGCGACCCAGGTCCAGGTGTACCAGCAGATATCGAAGTCCTTGGCAGTCATTTAAATATCCTTGCACCCAAAAAAAGCAACAAGAAGCGCTTTGGTCCATTCGTACTTAAAAAGTAA
- a CDS encoding mannose/fructose/sorbose PTS transporter subunit IIA has protein sequence MPVGIIIGTHGEAARELLKSTEMIIGKQNNVEFITFVPGENTDTLITKYKEKLDKLDTSEGVIFMVDLFGGSPYNASSQIALPEDNMDVVTGVNIPMLLETLSMRAASNQKELVKTALTAGSGGVKSLKQSLPKIETEVGEDDL, from the coding sequence ATGCCAGTTGGAATTATCATTGGCACACATGGTGAAGCTGCGCGTGAATTGTTGAAATCAACTGAAATGATTATCGGCAAACAGAACAACGTAGAATTTATTACTTTTGTTCCTGGAGAAAACACTGATACGCTTATTACCAAATACAAAGAAAAACTAGACAAATTAGATACTTCTGAAGGCGTTATTTTTATGGTTGATTTGTTTGGCGGCAGTCCTTATAATGCATCTAGCCAAATCGCCCTTCCAGAAGACAATATGGATGTTGTCACGGGGGTCAATATTCCAATGTTACTTGAAACGCTCTCTATGCGCGCTGCAAGTAATCAAAAAGAACTAGTTAAAACAGCTCTTACAGCAGGATCAGGTGGCGTTAAGTCACTCAAACAATCATTACCAAAAATAGAAACCGAAGTCGGGGAGGACGATTTATAA
- a CDS encoding mannose/fructose/sorbose PTS transporter subunit IIB, whose protein sequence is MEIRLARIDDRLIHGQVATVWTKETQVERIIVISDDVAKDEVRKTLLTQVAPPGVKASVVDVQKGIRVYNNPKYATTPVMLLFTNPTDVLTLVEAGVNITTVNIGGMAFREGKHMITNAVSVDETDEAAFRKLDEKGIELEIRKVASDNKVKLIPLLDKDK, encoded by the coding sequence ATGGAAATTCGCTTAGCACGTATTGATGATCGCTTAATTCATGGTCAAGTAGCAACTGTTTGGACAAAAGAAACACAGGTGGAACGTATCATCGTTATTAGTGACGATGTTGCAAAAGATGAAGTGCGTAAAACACTTCTTACACAAGTAGCACCACCAGGCGTTAAAGCTAGCGTTGTGGATGTACAAAAAGGTATACGCGTGTACAATAATCCTAAATATGCTACAACCCCAGTCATGCTATTATTCACTAATCCTACAGATGTATTAACACTTGTAGAAGCTGGTGTAAACATTACAACAGTAAACATTGGTGGTATGGCATTCCGCGAAGGCAAACATATGATTACAAATGCTGTATCTGTGGACGAAACGGATGAAGCAGCATTCCGCAAGTTAGATGAAAAAGGAATCGAACTTGAAATTCGTAAAGTCGCTTCTGACAATAAAGTCAAACTTATCCCATTACTAGATAAAGATAAATAA
- a CDS encoding PTS mannose/fructose/sorbose transporter subunit IIC: MSAIQLILVFLVSCISGMGSILDEWQTHRPLIACTLIGLVLGDITTGIIIGGTLEMIALGWMNIGAAVAPDAALASIISTILVITGGQDISVGISLAIPLAALGQVLTILVRTITVAFQHMADKAGKEGNLRSLDWIHVTALLLQAMRIAIPAVIVAVTVGTSAVENLLNAIPDVIVNGLNVAGGFIVVVGYAMVINMMSAKYLMPFFFLGFVVAAFTAFNLVALGVLGLVAAIIYIQLNPKYQLKEAIQQYGGGGGGRSVDDDLDDDLDD, encoded by the coding sequence ATGTCAGCAATACAATTAATCCTTGTATTCCTCGTATCCTGTATTAGTGGTATGGGTAGTATTTTGGATGAGTGGCAAACGCACCGTCCATTAATTGCCTGTACGTTAATTGGTCTTGTTCTTGGGGATATTACAACTGGTATTATTATTGGGGGAACACTTGAAATGATCGCGCTTGGATGGATGAATATCGGAGCTGCGGTTGCTCCAGATGCTGCCCTTGCATCCATTATTTCTACTATCTTAGTTATTACGGGGGGACAAGATATCAGCGTAGGTATTTCGCTTGCGATTCCTCTAGCTGCTCTTGGTCAAGTACTTACCATTCTAGTTCGTACAATTACAGTTGCATTCCAACACATGGCTGATAAAGCTGGTAAGGAAGGTAATCTGCGAAGTCTCGACTGGATACATGTTACAGCACTACTACTTCAAGCTATGCGTATCGCGATTCCAGCCGTTATCGTTGCGGTTACAGTTGGTACTAGCGCCGTAGAAAATTTACTCAATGCCATACCGGACGTTATTGTTAATGGTCTAAACGTAGCTGGTGGATTTATCGTTGTTGTTGGTTACGCCATGGTTATTAACATGATGTCCGCTAAATATTTAATGCCTTTCTTCTTCTTAGGTTTTGTTGTCGCAGCATTTACTGCTTTTAACTTAGTAGCACTAGGTGTTTTAGGACTAGTTGCAGCAATCATTTACATCCAACTAAACCCTAAATATCAATTGAAAGAAGCTATCCAACAATACGGCGGGGGCGGCGGCGGACGATCAGTGGATGATGATCTCGACGACGACCTTGACGACTAA
- a CDS encoding Lmo0779 family protein yields the protein MVWDATNIFLFAANILTILYILYNDAVIPLWKGKTVLSVKLRSRGRWDGYIFVGIIVLLFVSNTFFREGPFSTSVLLGIMGVLFIYICFFRSSKAVFKESGLFYALLFFPYAKIERMNLSEDGVLVIETNRQRLMLFARSEKDLEKMLAVFTTYS from the coding sequence ATGGTTTGGGATGCTACTAATATTTTTTTGTTCGCGGCAAACATCTTGACGATACTGTATATTTTGTATAATGATGCAGTAATCCCACTTTGGAAAGGGAAAACGGTTTTAAGTGTCAAATTGCGTTCTCGCGGTCGTTGGGACGGTTATATTTTTGTTGGGATTATCGTTCTGTTGTTTGTTTCTAATACGTTCTTTCGTGAAGGACCATTTTCGACTTCTGTCCTGCTTGGAATTATGGGTGTTCTTTTCATCTACATCTGCTTCTTCCGCAGTTCAAAAGCTGTTTTCAAAGAATCTGGACTTTTTTACGCCCTGTTATTCTTCCCTTATGCAAAAATTGAGCGGATGAATTTGTCGGAGGATGGCGTGCTCGTGATTGAAACCAATCGCCAACGCTTGATGCTCTTTGCAAGATCCGAGAAAGATTTAGAAAAAATGCTCGCTGTATTTACTACATATAGCTAA
- a CDS encoding PTS mannose transporter subunit IID, whose protein sequence is MSEQITVNEKKITKRDLMGVFIRSNLFQGSWNFERMQSLGFCFSVIPVIKRLYPEKGPEREQAIKRHLEFFNTHPYMAAPILGVTTAMEEQKANGADIDDGAINGIKVGLMGPLAGVGDPIFWGTVRPVLAALGAGFATDGSIIGPILFFVLFNAIRLGFRYWGVFYGYTKGTDVVSDMSGGLLQKLTEGASILGLFVMGALVNKWTTIYVPLVAYTTEDSKTGKDVPTTVQSILDQLMPGLLALLLTFACMWILKKKVNALWLILGLFVVGILGYWSGILGLPPAGYSPLG, encoded by the coding sequence ATGAGTGAACAAATTACAGTTAATGAAAAGAAAATAACGAAACGTGACTTAATGGGCGTGTTCATACGTTCCAACCTCTTCCAAGGGTCGTGGAACTTTGAACGTATGCAATCTCTAGGATTCTGTTTCTCGGTAATTCCAGTAATTAAACGCCTTTATCCTGAAAAAGGACCTGAAAGAGAACAAGCCATCAAACGTCACCTAGAGTTCTTTAATACACATCCATACATGGCCGCTCCTATCTTAGGGGTAACAACCGCGATGGAAGAACAAAAAGCCAATGGTGCTGATATCGACGACGGTGCTATCAATGGTATTAAAGTAGGTCTAATGGGACCACTTGCCGGCGTTGGGGATCCAATTTTCTGGGGAACAGTTCGTCCAGTACTTGCCGCTTTAGGTGCAGGTTTTGCAACTGACGGTAGTATCATCGGACCAATTTTATTCTTCGTACTATTTAATGCAATTCGTTTAGGTTTCCGTTATTGGGGCGTGTTCTACGGATATACAAAAGGTACAGATGTTGTATCTGATATGTCTGGCGGTCTGCTCCAAAAACTAACAGAAGGAGCTTCCATTCTCGGACTATTCGTCATGGGTGCCCTCGTTAATAAATGGACCACAATCTATGTTCCACTAGTAGCTTATACAACAGAAGACTCTAAAACTGGTAAAGATGTGCCAACTACTGTTCAAAGTATCTTGGACCAATTAATGCCAGGTCTTCTTGCCCTTCTACTCACATTCGCTTGTATGTGGATACTGAAGAAAAAAGTCAATGCTTTATGGTTGATTTTAGGACTATTCGTTGTTGGTATTCTAGGTTACTGGTCTGGTATCTTAGGCCTTCCACCAGCTGGGTATTCACCGCTTGGGTAA